From one Streptomyces sp. R41 genomic stretch:
- a CDS encoding helix-turn-helix domain-containing protein, which translates to MPRDVDPSLNRRRLRIALRKAREATGQSQGQAAHALDWSLSKIMRIEQGVVSLSVTDLRALLQQYEVTDPQLSAELEEAARGSKGASWWAEYNDIMGPGFSQYLGYESAAASIRTYNPIVVPGFLQTDEYAMALLAPRVDEARARRIVELRTARQERALEGDEPPWTFFVVDEAALHRQIGGPRVQRAQLQHLIDLSERPKVSLQVLPFTAGAHYSTPNSFILLGFTDDEDLLYLEVQGNQSMRDDHELIVRHQECFEYLREIALRGDQAIDLISRIREGIDSS; encoded by the coding sequence ATGCCGAGGGATGTCGACCCCAGCCTGAATCGCCGGAGACTGCGCATCGCGCTCCGCAAGGCCCGCGAGGCCACCGGGCAGTCACAGGGGCAGGCCGCCCACGCCCTCGACTGGTCGCTTTCCAAGATCATGAGAATCGAGCAGGGCGTCGTCAGCCTCTCGGTCACCGATCTGCGCGCCCTGCTCCAGCAGTACGAAGTGACGGACCCTCAGCTCAGCGCCGAGCTGGAGGAGGCCGCCCGTGGCTCGAAGGGCGCCAGCTGGTGGGCCGAGTACAACGACATCATGGGGCCCGGGTTCAGTCAGTACCTGGGGTACGAGAGCGCGGCCGCCTCCATCCGCACGTACAACCCGATCGTGGTGCCGGGCTTCCTGCAGACCGATGAATACGCGATGGCCCTGCTCGCCCCGCGCGTCGACGAGGCACGGGCCCGGCGCATCGTCGAGCTGCGCACCGCGCGCCAGGAGCGCGCGCTGGAGGGCGACGAGCCGCCGTGGACCTTCTTCGTCGTCGACGAGGCCGCGCTGCACCGGCAGATCGGTGGACCCCGCGTGCAGCGGGCGCAGTTGCAGCACCTCATCGACCTGTCGGAGCGCCCCAAGGTCTCTCTTCAAGTACTCCCGTTCACCGCGGGCGCCCACTACTCCACCCCGAACAGCTTCATCCTGCTGGGCTTCACCGATGACGAGGACCTGCTGTATCTGGAGGTCCAGGGAAACCAGTCGATGCGTGACGACCACGAGCTGATCGTGCGCCACCAGGAATGCTTCGAATACCTCCGCGAGATCGCCCTGCGCGGAGACCAGGCCATCGACCTGATCAGCCGCATCAGGGAAGGCATCGACAGCAGCTGA